In one window of Fictibacillus phosphorivorans DNA:
- a CDS encoding sensor histidine kinase, with protein sequence MTAAKLTIDPHLLDGILNQTIDTVTASQSQIFEISEHSRQEFQQLRRELELVKQQVIEVIYKSDRTEEYAKLARTRLAEVSKHFQKYSESDIRDAYENANKYQIELSIIRQTEKQLREKRDELERRIGALNETVQKAESLAGQISVVLNYLNGDLRKINELVQNAQQKQEFGLQIIEAQEEERKRVSREIHDGPAQLMANVLIRSELLEKIFVEKGTEAARVEIKDLRVMVRDSLKEVRRIIYDLRPMALDDLGIVPTLDKYLRNVKESTGKEVELHALGQTRRFPNKMEIAIFRLIQESVSNAVKHSEANLIEVKLEFTQKFISLYIRDDGKGFDMAQPTKSNSFGMMGMRERVELLEGTLKVKSRINFGTSVYIQIPIQD encoded by the coding sequence ATGACTGCAGCTAAGTTAACGATAGATCCACATTTGTTGGACGGAATACTGAATCAGACCATCGATACAGTTACGGCAAGCCAATCACAAATCTTTGAGATCAGTGAACATTCTCGCCAAGAGTTTCAACAGCTCCGCCGTGAGCTAGAGTTAGTAAAGCAACAGGTCATTGAGGTCATTTATAAATCTGACCGGACCGAGGAATATGCAAAGCTAGCACGGACTCGACTGGCAGAGGTGAGCAAGCATTTTCAAAAGTATAGCGAATCTGATATTCGTGATGCGTATGAGAATGCAAATAAGTATCAGATTGAATTGTCTATCATCCGTCAAACAGAGAAACAGCTTCGAGAGAAAAGAGATGAGCTGGAGCGGAGAATTGGTGCTCTGAACGAAACCGTTCAAAAAGCGGAGTCTCTTGCAGGTCAAATTTCAGTTGTTCTAAATTACCTCAACGGTGATTTAAGAAAAATTAACGAACTTGTTCAAAATGCTCAGCAGAAACAAGAGTTTGGACTTCAGATCATCGAAGCTCAAGAAGAAGAGCGTAAACGAGTGTCACGTGAAATTCATGACGGGCCAGCACAATTGATGGCAAATGTGCTTATTCGCTCGGAACTGTTAGAGAAAATCTTTGTAGAAAAAGGAACTGAGGCTGCTCGTGTTGAAATAAAAGATTTACGGGTTATGGTCCGCGACTCTTTAAAAGAGGTACGTAGAATCATCTACGACCTGCGTCCGATGGCTCTAGATGATCTAGGTATCGTTCCGACATTAGACAAATATTTGCGAAATGTGAAAGAAAGTACTGGAAAAGAGGTTGAGCTTCATGCGCTTGGTCAGACTCGACGGTTTCCGAATAAGATGGAAATTGCCATTTTTCGTTTGATCCAAGAGTCGGTGAGCAATGCGGTTAAGCACTCTGAAGCGAATCTGATTGAAGTAAAACTTGAGTTTACTCAAAAATTTATTTCATTATATATCCGAGATGATGGCAAAGGATTCGATATGGCGCAGCCGACCAAATCAAATTCCTTTGGCATGATGGGGATGAGAGAGCGGGTCGAACTGCTCGAAGGAACTTTAAAAGTGAAATCCCGCATAAACTTCGGTACAAGTGTTTATATTCAAATTCCCATTCAAGACTAG
- a CDS encoding YigZ family protein, protein MLANYLTVKNEGQHEIVIEKSRFIAHIARATTEEEAQEFIQKIKKEHNSATHNCSAYLIGETDNIQKANDDGEPSGTAGVPMLEVLKKRELKDTVAVVTRYFGGIKLGAGGLIRAYGKSVSEGLNHIGVVERQLQQIVHITVDYTLLGKMENELRNSVYPIKEMNYMEKVEIQMYVPIKEKETFREWIIDLSNAQSEIVFGKEEYLEKTI, encoded by the coding sequence ATGCTTGCTAATTATCTAACCGTAAAAAATGAAGGACAGCACGAAATCGTAATAGAAAAATCGCGTTTTATCGCTCATATTGCACGAGCTACAACAGAGGAAGAAGCTCAAGAATTCATTCAGAAGATTAAAAAAGAACATAACAGTGCTACACATAACTGTTCTGCCTACTTGATCGGAGAAACAGATAACATTCAAAAAGCGAATGATGACGGTGAACCAAGTGGTACAGCGGGTGTTCCGATGTTAGAAGTACTTAAGAAGCGTGAATTAAAAGATACCGTTGCTGTTGTCACACGTTACTTCGGCGGAATCAAATTAGGTGCTGGAGGACTTATCCGTGCATACGGCAAATCTGTCTCAGAAGGCCTCAATCATATTGGCGTTGTAGAACGTCAACTTCAACAGATCGTCCACATCACCGTGGATTACACGCTTTTAGGAAAAATGGAGAATGAACTGCGCAACTCTGTTTACCCCATCAAAGAGATGAATTACATGGAAAAAGTGGAGATTCAGATGTATGTACCGATAAAAGAAAAAGAAACGTTTAGGGAATGGATCATCGACCTTTCTAATGCACAAAGTGAGATTGTATTTGGTAAAGAAGAGTATTTAGAGAAGACAATTTAA
- a CDS encoding glycosyltransferase family 4 protein produces the protein MNLQLFIAFISCFFIALFITPLVSYLAKKIGAVDKPNKRKVHSEVKPRLGGLAIYVAFLAGLFLLPIDNHTTTFIFLSTLIIVITGVLDDMYELSAKQKLLGQFLSAFVLIYGEFVIDYITIPYFGLVELQLMSIPLTLLWFIGLINAINLIDGLDGLAGGVSTIALSTILIMAIGKEQILVIMLCVIVTGSTLGFLFFNFYPAKIFMGDTGSQLLGLLIALISISGFFKSVTFLSLFVPIMILGVPFMDTTFAILRRLVNKQKWSQPDKSHLHHRLLARGFSHPKTVLMIYGISIFFSVLAFAFSLSTLEESFFLFLLLLVTIELAAEFLGLMGQKKPLTHFLTGFLAPHKKKP, from the coding sequence ATGAACCTTCAACTTTTCATTGCTTTTATCTCATGTTTTTTTATCGCTCTTTTCATAACACCACTTGTTTCATATTTAGCCAAAAAAATCGGCGCTGTGGATAAGCCGAATAAAAGAAAAGTACATAGTGAAGTAAAGCCTCGGTTAGGCGGCCTAGCCATTTATGTTGCCTTTTTAGCTGGCCTATTCCTTCTACCAATCGATAACCATACAACCACTTTTATTTTTCTCAGTACATTGATCATCGTGATAACTGGTGTTTTAGATGATATGTATGAACTTTCAGCTAAACAAAAACTTCTTGGTCAGTTCTTATCTGCTTTTGTTTTAATTTATGGTGAATTTGTGATTGATTATATTACGATTCCATATTTCGGCTTAGTGGAACTTCAACTTATGAGTATCCCTCTGACGTTACTTTGGTTTATTGGATTAATCAATGCCATTAACCTTATTGATGGTTTAGATGGGCTTGCAGGAGGAGTTTCTACGATTGCACTCTCTACTATATTAATCATGGCCATAGGTAAAGAACAAATTCTTGTCATTATGCTCTGTGTCATTGTGACGGGAAGCACACTAGGCTTTTTATTCTTTAATTTTTATCCAGCTAAGATCTTTATGGGTGATACGGGTTCACAGCTATTGGGTTTATTAATAGCACTTATCTCAATCTCTGGTTTCTTTAAAAGCGTTACGTTCTTATCCCTATTCGTCCCGATTATGATACTGGGTGTTCCCTTTATGGACACTACCTTTGCGATATTGAGGCGCTTGGTGAACAAGCAAAAGTGGTCCCAGCCTGATAAATCTCATTTGCACCACAGGCTGTTAGCGAGAGGATTCAGCCATCCCAAAACAGTTTTAATGATCTATGGAATCAGTATTTTCTTTAGCGTCCTAGCATTCGCATTTTCACTGTCCACTTTAGAAGAGTCGTTCTTCTTGTTTCTACTACTGCTTGTTACGATTGAACTTGCAGCAGAATTTTTGGGGTTAATGGGGCAGAAGAAACCTCTTACTCATTTTTTAACCGGATTTTTAGCTCCTCATAAAAAGAAACCGTAA